The region tGGGAAATTGCAAGGGGAGCAGTGTAGAACTCGTAATAAACAATGACTAAGCTACTGGAAAAGAAACTATGCAAAAGCAAAAACGGCCAAAGGAAACAAAATGTGGAAAAGCCTCTCCTTTTAGGTTTTCTTCGTGGCTATTTATATATGCTTCAGTAACCCGTTgccaaaaggtcttcaacgtgcgcgtggatatagggcccaacattcctcaagtctcttcaagtctctgaggcgttactggcgcccaaaaagtaggggaatggtgtgacgttcgtcacaccatgtgtgacgtccgtcacagggatgcgcaaggcgtgacgctcgtcacagcctctgtgacgctcgtcacaggtgcAATACCTGAGTTCTTGTATTTTGGGCTGGGCCTTGCTATTTGGTTCGTTTTTcctcctttttgcacctcttttcctccaattctacttgtgtttccaaataagccacctgagacaaataggaagaaaataccgcgtaatatccAATAATATAAAGTGACCTGaaataaatgatgataaaatttaattgaattaagccttaaaatatgatataatttcatgttatcactaggcgagcgtgtagcgaacaggccagtttgggccattttcattcgtgagctgggccttcgttcctttgagatcagtgtcataaaaatgattcggaatgccttgaaaagtgtcttgaaatattaatgggcaaattttggggtatgacattcTTGATCCTAAAGTCCCATTTACACCCAATGGCACTTCTATTAGGAGGAAGGTTAGTGAGAGTCCATGTGTTATTTTGAAGCAGTACAATATGTTTGTCCTGCATGGCTATTAGCCACTGAGGGTGTTTGAGTGTTATCTTATAGGAAGTGGGTTAGTAGGAGAGTAAGATGAAGCCTAGGTTGGACAATACCATCATTGGCTCTAGTGACCATAGGATGAATATTCTGAGGATGAATGTTTGGTGTAGGAAGTTGTAAGGGAGTATTATATGGAGTTTGAGAGGAAGAGTGTGAGGGGGACACACTTGAATCACGCCCATGCAACTGAGAGTTAGAGAAAGACGAGGAAGGAAGAGGAGAAGCATGAGGAAATATAGGGCTGAAAGATGCAAATGAATTCTATTGTTGTAGAGATTATTATTGGGGAGAAGCAGTTCCTAAGAAATTTTGAGAAGCATACCCTGAGACATTTTGAGAGGATGGTGAAACAATAGAAGTGGAGTTATGATTCTGGTTATGGTTGGAAGTAGTAGGATTGGATTGAAAAGATGAAAATGAAAAGGGAACATGGATGCAGGTTTGAGTGTGAGTGAGATATGTCATGGAAGTATAGGCAGACATAGAGGAGTAAGGGAACCTAAATTCATTGAAAATCACATATTTTTAGATGTAGATTTTACCATCAGGTGATATGCACTTATAACCCTTATGTTGAGAAGAATATCCCAAGAACAAACATTCCTCGGAATGATATACAAATTTGTTAGGGTTGTAAGGTATGAGGCGTGGATATCAAGCACACCCAAAAACTTTGAGGAACTTATAGTCTGGCTCAATGTGGTGAAGAATTAGATAGGGATAGTTCATGCCTAAGAAAAATGTAGGAATTCTATTGATAAGATATGTAGTTGTCTGAAAAGCATGACCTTAATACTTTAAAAGGAGTGAGGCATGTGACAACAAGGTGAGACCTGTTTCCACAACATGTATGTGCTTTCTTTCCAGATAGCCATTTTGGTGATGAGTGTGTGGACATGTTAGTAAGTGTAGAGTGCCTTGATTAGTGAGTAAAGGAGTGGTGAGTTGGAATTCACCATCTCCATCAATTTGAACTCTTTTAATCTTACAGTTAAACTGAGTATATGCCATGAAGTTAGTAAATGCTTAGGTGACTTCAAATATGAGTTTAAGTAGAAAATTCCAAGTAAATTTTGTAAATGCATCCACACATGTTAGTAGATATTTGAAACCAGAGGAGGACACCATAGGTCCAGGTTCCTATACACCAACAAAAACTAAATCAAAGGGAGCATTATATATTGTAGTAGAATGAGTGGAAGGAAATCTATGAACTTTGCCTAAGCAGCAAACAGTGCAAAAGTCAAGCTTAGATTGATAAGGAACATGAGTATTACATCTGGTGAGTACATTTATGAGGACCTCGTGATGAGGGTGCCCCAATCAAAGGCAAGTGAAGCATGCAAAGGTGACGTGTCAGATAGAAGATAATTGAATGTTGAATACAGTTAGTTTCATAGTACTATCATGAGGGAATCTAGCGCTAGGATTCGGAGTGGTAAAATCATTGTAAACTTCAATACAAACTCAAAGTACTCATACGCAAACGAGAAACGAGTCTCTGAAGAAAATGTATTTGCCTACTAACTTTTGCTTATGCAAATAAAgtttttattttcatttcatCTACATTTACTTCTTTTTATTTTCATTCAAGTTACCATTTCGACTTAGTCAAAATTACTGTTATGTTTACTTTCAAACTTAATCATTTTTTCAAAGTAGTCAACACAAATACTCAACAACATTAATGCACATTTCTTCTTCCAGAAATTTCGCACAACATTCCTCAAGATTTATTAATCTGGTCGTTCAAACAATAAATTTAAAACTAAGTGGTTATTTACCAAAATCACCGTTGGACACTATTCTGATGTGGAACATAAGATAAGTGGTATGCTGATGACAATTATAGTGGAAGCTCTTCGATACAATAATAAGAATCTCTAGTAAGTGGAGAAGCGGATGTACCTACTAGGTTAACATTCGATCGTCCAAGTCAATGAGATCACTAAGATGTAACTTGCTAGAATGAATGAATGATACCTTGGCGTAACGCGCAATCATGCTTATATATGCACAGTTAAAATTGTCATCAATGAATGAGACGTGAAATGCCTGAATGAGTAGAATTGATTTCAACTATTACGACGAATATGGTCTCGAATTCCAGTGTACGGTCTCTTAAGTCTTCGATTTAGACTGATCTAATTGGATTATTTTATCGATCCATAGTGACATCTTAATTTGTTGTTTTGCACATGTTAACACGCGagttaattttattttaataaaaaaaatctaTATATTGAGTGTGATTAATCATTATTTTGGTCGATAATAAAGAAAGGGATATATAAGAGCGAAACTTGTGTTCTTTGTCGCCCATGAAAAACGTTAAACTTGGGCAGGGTTGACAGTGATTCGTTAAAGAATCCGAAAACATTCTTAATTAAACACTATCAAAATCACACATCATCAAACATACAAAAAAAACATAACATTTTTGTTGCGTTATTTTTGTTTTGGTGCGTTTCAATCTGCAAACTCCATAATACAACTCCAACCTCAGATCAATTTCCATTTTCCCCCAACACACTCCAACTTCTAATCACGGTTAGTTTCATTTCCTTCCTTCTCCCTTTTCAATTTCCCTAACACATTCTCAACCCATCACAATGTTCtcaattttcttttatttattattatttttattgattCATTGAATCATACCTGTGTTTGATCTCACTTTTTGTTATTTGATGTTTATTTTTCAATGTCACGTTTCTGGATCTGAGACCCTCTATGGATCTGTTTTCCTAGAATTAAAGAATGTTGTGCATTGTGAAACCTTATGCTGATGTATATTGGagtttgatttatttgaattgAATTGGTTTAGGATCAAGTGACATTCTTGTGAATTTTCTATCTGACAAGAATCAACCACCAAATCCAAATTATTATTAGAAATTTGGAATTGGTTGTGGTTTTTACGGATGCATTTGTATTGTGCCCTTTTGTGTCAACCCAGAAAAATCTTAGTACATCACTTTAAGGGGCTGTTGCTGTGTATGATATGATCTGAATAGAATTGAACTTTTATGTTTACTTTTGATTCAAGATCTATTTTGTTCATGTTGATGATTCACTTCACCACTCTTGAATTGGGTTGATTTTGCTTGTGCCGGAATGAACCAAAGATCATATTATAGATGAATGTGAGTCTGTTCTTAAAAGAAATTGTGGTGTGATTTTGATGAAAACTTCGTACAATCTTAAGTTGGCCAATATATTAATATAgttgttgagtttttttttttcaaaatgaaaTTTCATGTCCTTCCATTTTGCCAGGCTTCTTTGTTTGCTTAAATGTGTTGATTTCTGCATTATTTGAACGTGGACGGAATGTTATGGAGGCTAGTTGAAAGAGATCGGTGTTAAGTTGTGAAGGATTAAAAAGAACATGGCTCCTTCTAGCAAGGCTGAGAAGAAGGCAGCCGTAGATGCTGCTGCATGGATGTTCAACGTTGTCACTTCTGTTGGAATTATCATTGTAAACAAAGCTTTGATGGGCGGTTATGGCTTCAGTTTTGGTAAATTACTTTACCAATTTCTTGATCATTTTTCTGTTACTGGTATACTACTATGTCATAAAACTTGCAGATTATTTCCATATCTTGTTTTAAGTATGATTTGACTTTATTGCTGCAGCTACAACTTTGACGGGTCTTCATTTTGTTACAACAACTTTAATGACGGTTGTACTACGGATGCTGGGATACGTCCAGCCTTCTCATCTTCCCTTCTCCGAACTTCTAAAATTTGTTTTCTTTGCTAACTTTTCTATTGTTGGAATGAATGTCAGTCTTATGTGGAACTCAGTTGGATTCTATCAAGTGAGTTGGGCTGAATTTTTTGTATTCCTCTTTCACTGCCTTCAGAAGTTAAATTTGTTTCTTTGTTAACCATTGGCAGATTGCAAAACTGAGTATGATCCCTGTGTCCTGCTTGTTGGAAGTTTGTTTGGACAAGATTCGCTATTCAAGAGACACAAAACTGAGCATAGGTGTTGTTCTTTTGGGCGTTGGTGTTTGCACTGTTACTGATGTGAGTGTAAACACGAAAGGTTTTGTTGCCGCCTTTATAGCAGTGTGGAGCACTTCTCTGCAGCAATATGTAAGTTCGAAACTCCACTACATGTGGTGTAACATATTGCATTTACTATTTGTTTCTTAGAGTTCGGGCATGGGCCATAACTTAACTCCTCAAAACTGATGGATTTTCAAATCTTTTACATGCAGTATGTTCATTATCTTCAACGGAAGTATTCGCTAAGTTCTTTCAACCTTTTGGGACATACAGCACCCGCGCAGGCTGGATCACTACTGTTATTAGGCCCTTTTCTAGATTATTGGTTGACCAACAGCAGAGTTGACCGATTTGCTTATGCTACACCCTCTGTGGTAAGTTCTAAGTTCTGCTTAACAGAAAGAGTGCAACGCCATCAAATTAAACAAATAGCTCCTAGATGATATAGTTCTCGGAAAATGAGTTTGCAATTTTGTAGGACTCGCAGAATCTGTCACTGACTTATATTTGTTACATTAATTTTCACTAATCAATTGTTGTGATGTGATTGGCAGATGTTCATAGTCCTGTCATGCACCATTGCGGTTGGGACCAACCTCAGCCAATTCATCTGCATAGGCAGATTTAGTGCTGTGTCTTTCCAAGTacttggtcatatgaagacaaTACTCGTTTTAAtaatgggattctttttctttggGAGGGAAGGTCTCAATCTTCATGTAGTTGTAGGTATGATAATAGCAGTGGTTGGAATGATGTGGTATGGCAATGCATCATCGAAGCCTGGCGGGAAGGAGCGTTGGAGTCATTCTCTCCCCACCAACAAAACAGAAAGCCGGTCATAGTTTGACAGTGTTCACTCATTATGTGATGGTTTTGTTTGCAAATTGCAAAAGTTGAGCACGCCAAATAGTTGATTTTAGAAAAgtatttatttttatataaaattaaaCCTTATTGGTTCTAATTATTTTAACCTTGTTTGTAATTCTTCAAATTTGATTTCTTGTTTTGGATACTAGTTGTTGGTATATGTTTATAGGTATGTTCTCTTGGGAAGTTTTCATCTTTTCCATGATCAGAATGAATCTATTTGACTCTTAAATGTGATCTGTGTTTTCATGTCTTGaaattaataatgaaatttttgTGATCACATAATAGAGCATTTGAACTTATAAATTTAAGACTTTGTCAATATATTAAGGGTTATTGGTTTGGGTTGAATCTTTGTCAATATATTAATTATAAATATGAATAATGCAAGTGAAAATATTAAAGGAACACCACAAAGTGCTTAGAATTGAAAAAAAGTAACATTGTAGAAATACGCAGCAGTGAGAATGAATAAAGGATTGCCACAAGATTTGCACCATAGAGAATGGTTGCGTAGAAATATTGAAAAGGGGATGAAATAACCAAAAATGCAAGGTTGGATGAATTAATAAAAATGCTAATTTGTGCTCTAAGCCACAAGTTGAAAATTGATTTTCTCAACAGCTTAAAGATTGTTTTTCCAACACAACTTCAACTTTTTTAGTACACTGGAGTTTTTTTTAACACCACTTGTGACATGAAATGAAAGTGCTGTACAATACCAAATCAACGATCCTCTAAATTCTACATTTCGAAATTTGTTATTGAGAAGTAGCTTTTTGATCATTTCCAATGCAAAGAAATACCAATATCATTCAACTAATAGGACTTTTAAAACAAAAACCAAACAAAATTGAAATAAATTGTCTGGACATTTAACAATCATACAAAGTTGGTATAAGAAACATGTCTATTGAACTTAAAATATTAATTCCGCAAAATCATCTAATCTCCGAGTCATCAAAACATAACAGCTTAACGCTTCTTCGAGACACCAACAGTCTTTCCTCTGCGGCCAGTAGTCTTGGTATGCTGACCTCTAACACGAAGGCCCCAGTAGTGCCTCAAACCACGGTGATTTCTGCATAATAAAAACGATGTTAATCTTCAGGTCTTCAGGTGGTAACACAACAACCAAAAATATATTAACCAGCAAGTGCCTAATTTCTCCACGTGCATCCTTCAATAAACAAAAGCCTACTTCATTTAGCTTATTAAACTTATCTTCCTGCATAAGAATTTATGAAATTCTTTTGGGCATAAAGAATTAGCTAATGACAAATCCATAAACTGTTTTCAACTTAAGTTCTATAAAAAGGACTTTATTTTAATGTTAAAGAAAAGAAGTAGCACTTCCACTACAAGTGCTTAATTAAATTGCTTATCCAAAATGCAACCTAAAAACATTTATTTATGCTGCATCATCTCAAATCTCAAGATACATTTGCCCCTATATCAACATGAAGATCATAAATAGTAAAAGTGCTGGGAAAAGCCTATATATTTCAATACTAGCATTGACAACAATATCCTACACTCAAATACAAGTCATTGGTTAATTGGTTAAAAACCAGTAAACAACTTTTAGAATACACAGGCAAGCAAACAATCACTTGATCACCACATAAGCCATAATGAAATAAAGGATGCAGCAACAAATACCTGATTTTCTTGAGTCTCTCCAAATCATCTCTCAACTTCATGTCAAGTCCATTGGAGACAACTTGAGAGAATTTACCATCCTTGTAATCCTTCTTTCTATTCA is a window of Lathyrus oleraceus cultivar Zhongwan6 chromosome 6, CAAS_Psat_ZW6_1.0, whole genome shotgun sequence DNA encoding:
- the LOC127091122 gene encoding UDP-rhamnose/UDP-galactose transporter 6 — translated: MAPSSKAEKKAAVDAAAWMFNVVTSVGIIIVNKALMGGYGFSFATTLTGLHFVTTTLMTVVLRMLGYVQPSHLPFSELLKFVFFANFSIVGMNVSLMWNSVGFYQIAKLSMIPVSCLLEVCLDKIRYSRDTKLSIGVVLLGVGVCTVTDVSVNTKGFVAAFIAVWSTSLQQYYVHYLQRKYSLSSFNLLGHTAPAQAGSLLLLGPFLDYWLTNSRVDRFAYATPSVMFIVLSCTIAVGTNLSQFICIGRFSAVSFQVLGHMKTILVLIMGFFFFGREGLNLHVVVGMIIAVVGMMWYGNASSKPGGKERWSHSLPTNKTESRS